A DNA window from Amycolatopsis sp. DSM 110486 contains the following coding sequences:
- a CDS encoding SAM-dependent methyltransferase: MTVGSAFWIAAARARESERADRLFDDPFARELAGERGFATMAASERATGGENPYLPVRVRWFDDLATAARDVTQVVLLGAGLDTRPYRLDLPATLDWYEVDRAEVFATKEPVLAQAAPRCRRHTVAADLNADWATPLLDAGYQPGARTLWLAEGLFFYFAEDQIVALLKTAAQLSAPGSRFAADVSGTTGLDSPAMQPYRKWCADNGFPPPFGSDDPAALCRAGGWTADHLTAPGAADANHGRLHPQPGGVVPGRTHFVTATT; the protein is encoded by the coding sequence ATGACCGTGGGCAGTGCCTTCTGGATCGCCGCCGCCCGCGCTCGGGAGTCCGAGCGCGCGGACCGGCTCTTCGACGACCCCTTCGCCCGGGAACTGGCCGGAGAGCGCGGCTTCGCGACGATGGCCGCCTCCGAACGCGCCACCGGCGGCGAGAACCCGTACCTCCCCGTCCGCGTCCGCTGGTTCGACGACCTGGCCACGGCAGCACGGGACGTAACGCAGGTCGTGCTGCTGGGCGCGGGCCTGGACACCCGCCCGTACCGGCTGGACCTGCCGGCCACGCTCGACTGGTACGAAGTGGACCGTGCGGAAGTGTTCGCCACCAAGGAACCCGTCCTCGCGCAGGCCGCCCCTCGGTGCCGCCGCCACACCGTCGCGGCCGACCTCAACGCCGACTGGGCCACGCCTCTGCTCGACGCGGGCTACCAACCCGGCGCGCGAACGCTGTGGCTCGCCGAGGGGCTGTTCTTCTACTTCGCCGAAGACCAGATCGTCGCGCTGCTGAAGACCGCGGCACAGTTGTCTGCGCCGGGCAGCCGCTTCGCCGCCGACGTCTCCGGCACCACCGGCCTCGACTCCCCCGCCATGCAGCCCTACCGCAAGTGGTGCGCCGACAACGGTTTCCCACCACCGTTCGGCTCCGACGACCCGGCCGCGCTGTGCCGAGCCGGCGGCTGGACCGCGGACCACCTCACCGCCCCCGGCGCTGCGGACGCGAACCACGGCCGTCTCCACCCCCAGCCCGGAGGCGTCGTCCCCGGCCGCACCCACTTCGTGACCGCGACTACCTAG
- a CDS encoding GNAT family N-acetyltransferase produces MALNLAVANAAAFWTIVAESRGHAVTTRPGFVCVHGSERSGMRIVLRTATPSADDVAELTELAKNAPTVLVEDAYGTVDMSLLGLTSRQLPVMTRTGPGFGERSALRVETPDLLATVENVVVHGFPLGRHQPYVRGEVFPPALLARDGVTTWLVTRDAEPAGACLVIDDGAAVGLYWVTTLPAHRSRGVGRALMHTVLSEVDGRTVTLTAAKPGKPLYESLGFTTVGSATWWS; encoded by the coding sequence ATGGCGCTCAACCTCGCGGTGGCGAACGCGGCCGCCTTCTGGACGATCGTCGCCGAGAGCCGCGGCCACGCCGTGACCACGCGGCCCGGCTTCGTGTGCGTGCACGGCAGCGAGCGCAGCGGGATGCGGATCGTGCTGAGGACCGCCACCCCGAGCGCCGACGACGTCGCCGAGCTCACCGAGCTGGCGAAGAACGCGCCAACTGTCCTGGTCGAAGACGCGTACGGCACTGTCGACATGTCGCTGCTCGGCCTCACGTCGCGCCAGCTGCCCGTGATGACCCGCACGGGCCCCGGCTTCGGTGAGCGCAGCGCCCTCCGCGTCGAGACCCCAGACCTGCTCGCGACGGTGGAAAACGTGGTCGTCCACGGCTTTCCGCTCGGGCGCCACCAGCCCTACGTCCGCGGCGAGGTCTTCCCGCCCGCCCTGCTGGCGCGCGACGGCGTCACCACCTGGCTCGTGACCCGCGACGCCGAACCCGCCGGCGCCTGCCTCGTCATCGACGACGGCGCGGCCGTCGGCCTCTACTGGGTCACGACCCTGCCGGCCCACCGCTCCCGCGGCGTCGGCCGCGCCCTCATGCACACCGTGCTGTCCGAAGTGGACGGACGAACCGTCACCCTCACCGCCGCCAAACCCGGCAAACCGCTCTACGAATCCCTCGGCTTCACGACGGTCGGCTCGGCCACCTGGTGGTCCTAG
- a CDS encoding Lrp/AsnC family transcriptional regulator yields MLDDLDRALVHALQLDGRAPFARIGAVLGVSTQTVARRYRRLRAEAGLRVVGLADPHRTGQAQWLVRLTVVPGVAQRVATALVRRTDTTWVKLAGGGTEICTVVVTPTDRDHSLLLRDIPRTAGITGVSAHRMLHTYLGGPSAWQGRVDGLTEEQQARLTQEVSPSPVPLTEADTPLFTALGQDGRAGQAELSAATGRSPAVVARRLADLRAAGALFFDVEIDAGLFGATTQALLWMAVAPADLDAVGTTLAGHRELAVVAATTGPTNLLAHALCTDASDLHRYLTQRLGTIDGIRTCETAPVLRTLKSASPIGPPFAGLNRPF; encoded by the coding sequence ATGCTCGACGACCTCGACCGCGCTCTCGTCCACGCCCTCCAGCTCGACGGCCGCGCGCCGTTCGCCCGGATCGGTGCGGTGCTCGGCGTCTCGACGCAGACCGTCGCGCGCCGCTACCGGCGGCTGCGCGCGGAGGCGGGCCTGCGCGTGGTCGGGCTCGCCGACCCGCACCGCACCGGGCAGGCGCAGTGGCTCGTGCGGCTGACCGTGGTGCCCGGCGTGGCCCAGCGCGTCGCCACGGCTCTGGTGCGCCGCACGGACACGACGTGGGTGAAGCTCGCCGGCGGCGGCACCGAGATCTGCACGGTGGTCGTCACGCCGACCGACCGGGACCATTCCCTGCTGCTGCGCGACATCCCGCGCACGGCGGGCATCACCGGCGTCTCAGCGCACCGGATGCTGCACACCTACCTCGGCGGCCCGTCCGCGTGGCAGGGCCGCGTCGACGGGCTCACCGAGGAGCAGCAAGCGCGGCTGACCCAAGAAGTCAGCCCCAGCCCGGTCCCGCTCACCGAAGCCGACACACCGCTGTTCACCGCACTCGGCCAAGACGGCCGCGCCGGCCAGGCCGAGCTATCGGCCGCCACCGGACGCTCCCCCGCCGTCGTCGCAAGGCGGCTCGCGGACCTGCGGGCGGCCGGCGCGTTGTTCTTCGACGTCGAGATCGACGCGGGCCTCTTCGGCGCCACCACGCAGGCGCTGCTGTGGATGGCCGTCGCGCCGGCGGACCTCGACGCGGTGGGCACGACGCTCGCCGGGCACCGCGAGCTCGCGGTCGTCGCCGCGACGACCGGTCCCACCAACCTGCTCGCCCACGCCCTGTGCACCGACGCGTCCGACCTGCACCGGTACCTCACGCAACGCCTCGGCACGATCGACGGCATCCGCACCTGCGAGACGGCGCCGGTGCTCCGGACGCTCAAGTCAGCCAGTCCGATTGGCCCTCCGTTCGCCGGCCTGAATCGGCCCTTCTGA
- a CDS encoding MFS transporter: MPNHHRWAALAVLLVAEAMNLLDATIVQVAAPAIHAELGGPATTISWYSAAYTLPFALLLVTGGRLGDIAGRRRVFRIGVAVFTLASAACALAPSPVLLLVFRAIQGAAAALVIPQTIGLIRAMFDGPDRAKALGAIGPVMGLAAVCGPVLGGVLTQAWSWRAVFLVTVPLGLAVFAAAGLLVEDRASARPRLDLVGTALVAAGAGLVVYPLVAGWHLGIFAGGLVLLVVFGFHQRWRRDRSPLIEAGLFRDAGFPAALLTSVLFFAVMNGLMQVVVLHLQVAEHAGPRTAGLTLLPWSAGLAVSSWVAGTYFVPRFGGRLLFAGLALLAAGVAGLAAAFAAGWSPLVPLAVGGLGIGLFTVPFFTVALHRVRPEETGSAAGLLNAVQQLGATLGVASLGSVFFSAGAPTACWIAVALLAAAAVTGVGMTRDQVRASGSVRRTAAS, translated from the coding sequence ATGCCGAATCACCACCGCTGGGCCGCACTCGCCGTCCTGCTCGTCGCCGAGGCGATGAACTTGCTCGACGCGACGATCGTCCAGGTCGCCGCACCCGCGATCCACGCCGAGCTGGGCGGCCCGGCGACCACGATCAGCTGGTACAGCGCGGCGTACACCCTGCCGTTCGCCTTGCTGCTCGTCACCGGCGGCCGCCTCGGCGACATCGCGGGCCGGCGCCGGGTGTTCCGGATCGGCGTGGCGGTGTTCACGCTGGCCTCGGCGGCGTGCGCGCTCGCGCCTTCGCCGGTGCTGCTGCTGGTGTTCCGCGCGATCCAGGGCGCCGCGGCCGCGCTGGTGATCCCACAGACCATCGGCCTCATCCGCGCAATGTTCGACGGCCCGGACCGCGCCAAGGCGCTCGGCGCGATCGGTCCCGTGATGGGCCTCGCCGCCGTGTGCGGCCCGGTCCTCGGCGGCGTCCTCACGCAGGCCTGGTCGTGGCGCGCGGTGTTCCTGGTGACGGTGCCGCTGGGGCTCGCGGTGTTCGCGGCCGCGGGGCTGCTGGTGGAAGACCGGGCTTCGGCGCGGCCGCGCCTGGACCTCGTCGGCACCGCACTCGTCGCGGCGGGTGCGGGCCTGGTCGTCTACCCGCTCGTGGCCGGCTGGCACCTCGGGATCTTCGCGGGTGGCTTGGTGCTGCTCGTGGTGTTCGGCTTTCACCAGCGTTGGCGCCGCGACCGCAGCCCCCTCATCGAAGCCGGCCTCTTCCGCGACGCGGGTTTCCCCGCCGCGCTGCTCACTTCCGTGCTGTTCTTCGCGGTGATGAACGGCCTCATGCAGGTCGTCGTGCTCCACCTCCAGGTCGCCGAACACGCCGGCCCCCGCACGGCGGGTCTGACGCTGCTGCCCTGGTCGGCCGGCCTCGCGGTGTCGTCCTGGGTGGCCGGCACCTACTTCGTGCCCCGTTTCGGAGGGCGGTTGTTGTTCGCCGGCCTCGCCCTCCTGGCGGCCGGCGTGGCGGGCCTGGCGGCGGCGTTCGCGGCCGGTTGGTCACCACTGGTGCCCCTCGCCGTCGGCGGCTTGGGGATCGGGCTGTTCACCGTGCCGTTCTTCACCGTGGCCCTGCACCGTGTGCGGCCAGAGGAAACGGGTTCGGCCGCGGGCCTGCTCAACGCGGTGCAGCAACTGGGCGCCACCCTGGGCGTCGCGTCTCTCGGCAGCGTGTTCTTCTCCGCGGGCGCGCCCACCGCGTGCTGGATCGCGGTGGCGCTGCTGGCCGCCGCCGCGGTGACCGGCGTCGGGATGACCCGCGATCAGGTCAGGGCGAGCGGGAGCGTCCGCCGGACCGCAGCTTCGTGA
- a CDS encoding type VII secretion protein EccE, which translates to MSVSAPPAPVAVTVPASRAGTAALPWLLPVRPLQAGLWELAAIAVLLVFAMDGVAQPVRIAVASVAGVLVLTTSVRVGGRHFAAWAGAWLGYRLRRHDSRRDSPDPLHRVAGPVRVRQHVDRAGNRFGVAEVAGDWSAIVRLTPGASEPPAEALLAILRKSFHGTDIPLAAVQLLTWAVPRGAQVYRARWLAVRYRPEDAPIAALARGGGELGALRSTASAALSLMVALAEAGYPSTVLEAGELTAELRVALGVPASPVPLETDGDGWRAWSWAGATQSCYRPRSTRDLPRILGLSVPEAAFTATSATLRRTPGGRERIDVTLRVGARSGAETPVVQGVSAVPLHGGHEAAVRRTLPLALT; encoded by the coding sequence GTGTCCGTGTCAGCACCGCCGGCGCCGGTGGCCGTCACCGTGCCGGCTTCGCGGGCCGGCACCGCCGCGTTGCCGTGGCTGCTGCCGGTCCGGCCGCTGCAGGCCGGGCTGTGGGAGCTCGCGGCGATCGCGGTGCTGCTGGTGTTCGCCATGGATGGGGTCGCGCAGCCGGTGCGGATCGCCGTGGCCTCAGTCGCGGGGGTGCTGGTGCTGACCACGTCGGTGCGCGTCGGCGGCCGCCACTTCGCCGCGTGGGCCGGCGCGTGGCTCGGTTACCGGCTGCGGCGCCACGACAGCCGCCGCGACAGCCCCGATCCGCTGCACCGCGTTGCCGGGCCCGTGCGGGTGCGCCAGCACGTGGACCGCGCCGGCAACCGCTTCGGTGTCGCCGAGGTCGCCGGCGACTGGAGCGCCATCGTCCGCCTCACGCCCGGCGCGAGCGAGCCCCCGGCCGAGGCGCTGCTCGCCATCCTGCGCAAGTCCTTCCACGGCACCGACATCCCGCTCGCCGCCGTGCAGCTGCTCACCTGGGCCGTGCCCCGCGGCGCGCAGGTCTACCGCGCGCGCTGGCTCGCCGTCCGCTACCGCCCCGAAGACGCCCCCATCGCCGCCCTCGCCCGCGGCGGCGGCGAGCTCGGCGCACTGCGCAGCACGGCGAGCGCGGCGCTGAGCCTGATGGTCGCGCTGGCCGAGGCGGGCTATCCGTCCACTGTGCTCGAAGCCGGCGAACTGACCGCGGAACTGCGCGTCGCCCTCGGCGTCCCCGCCTCGCCGGTACCCCTGGAAACCGACGGCGACGGCTGGCGCGCCTGGTCCTGGGCCGGCGCCACCCAGTCCTGCTACCGCCCCCGCTCGACGCGCGACCTGCCCCGCATCCTCGGCCTCTCCGTGCCGGAAGCCGCGTTCACCGCCACGTCCGCCACCCTGCGCCGCACCCCGGGCGGCCGCGAACGCATCGATGTGACGCTGCGCGTAGGGGCCCGGTCGGGTGCGGAAACGCCGGTGGTGCAAGGAGTTTCGGCCGTTCCACTGCATGGGGGTCACGAAGCTGCGGTCCGGCGGACGCTCCCGCTCGCCCTGACCTGA
- the eccB gene encoding type VII secretion protein EccB — protein MWTQRDQIQAYQFLRRRLVSALVAADANHPVSPSRRLVLGTVLGLAAALLVTAVFGVIGLLNPSGGKDWLAGGHVIVEEGTGARFVLGADGAVHPVLNYASARLLAGGNGDATVSVSSTDLGAAPRGTEIGISGAPDSLPATTALVSAPWTSCSRTTQDAPASAEPLVAVVLGAPAAGTELPRGSGVIVRLPAGQRYLVTDGRRYQLSDEAAAALQFDSYPTIAVSSRWIDTVPAGRDLGEIAVPGAGGPGPRVGGVNTRVGEVLAVVDAMASAGDANSYYLVHSAGLEPVGQTEASLLVTTPDNESAYEGNPAPVRVRAADVAAVPKVAASRAGGADPAAYPDRIPGKAPITGSSVTLCAQGGRIFVSADVPVPPGGRALPVTTRRDARVADEVYVPPSGGAVVSDTGSGTTYLVTDLGRKYPVATAPALASLGYGSVARQALASGLLALVPTGPALDPATAGQPVPSGGTG, from the coding sequence GTGTGGACGCAGCGGGACCAGATCCAGGCCTACCAGTTCCTTCGGCGGAGGCTCGTCTCCGCGCTCGTGGCCGCCGACGCCAACCACCCCGTGTCGCCCAGCCGCCGGCTCGTGCTCGGCACGGTGCTGGGCCTGGCCGCAGCGCTGCTGGTGACGGCCGTGTTCGGCGTGATCGGCCTGCTCAACCCCTCGGGCGGCAAAGACTGGCTGGCCGGCGGCCACGTGATCGTCGAGGAGGGCACGGGCGCGCGGTTCGTGCTCGGCGCCGACGGCGCGGTGCACCCCGTCCTCAACTACGCCTCGGCCCGCCTGCTCGCGGGCGGCAACGGCGACGCGACCGTGTCCGTGTCCTCCACCGACCTCGGCGCCGCCCCGCGCGGCACGGAGATCGGCATCTCCGGCGCCCCCGACTCGCTGCCGGCCACGACCGCGCTCGTCTCGGCGCCGTGGACCAGCTGCAGCCGCACGACGCAGGACGCGCCCGCGTCGGCCGAACCCCTCGTGGCGGTGGTGCTCGGCGCGCCGGCCGCTGGAACGGAGCTGCCGCGGGGCTCGGGCGTGATCGTCCGGCTGCCCGCGGGCCAGCGCTACCTCGTCACCGACGGGCGCCGCTACCAGCTCAGCGACGAAGCCGCGGCCGCGCTGCAGTTCGACAGCTACCCGACCATCGCCGTGTCGTCGCGGTGGATCGACACCGTGCCCGCCGGACGCGACCTCGGCGAGATCGCCGTTCCCGGCGCCGGCGGCCCCGGTCCGCGCGTCGGCGGCGTCAACACCCGCGTGGGCGAGGTCCTCGCCGTGGTCGACGCCATGGCCAGCGCCGGCGACGCGAATTCGTACTACCTCGTGCACTCCGCCGGCCTCGAGCCAGTCGGCCAGACGGAGGCGAGCCTGCTCGTCACCACGCCCGACAACGAGTCCGCGTATGAGGGCAACCCGGCGCCGGTGCGCGTACGCGCGGCCGACGTCGCCGCGGTGCCGAAGGTCGCGGCTTCCCGGGCCGGCGGCGCGGACCCGGCCGCCTACCCGGACCGGATCCCCGGCAAGGCGCCGATCACCGGCTCGTCGGTGACGCTGTGCGCGCAGGGCGGGCGGATCTTCGTCTCCGCCGACGTGCCGGTGCCGCCGGGCGGGCGCGCGCTGCCCGTCACGACACGGCGCGACGCCCGAGTCGCCGACGAGGTGTACGTGCCGCCCTCGGGTGGCGCGGTCGTTTCCGACACCGGTTCCGGCACGACCTACCTGGTCACGGACCTGGGGAGAAAATATCCGGTCGCGACCGCCCCGGCGCTCGCCTCGCTCGGTTACGGTTCCGTGGCCAGGCAAGCGCTCGCGAGCGGTCTCCTGGCACTGGTGCCGACGGGACCCGCGCTGGATCCGGCCACGGCCGGGCAGCCGGTGCCGTCGGGTGGAACGGGGTGA
- a CDS encoding response regulator transcription factor produces the protein MTEERPRAEETQPARIRVAVIEDHPLYRRSVERVLAESPDIELGAVVDSVARFHVERQPPGSVVLLDLGLPGVAGAAAVLEVCELGHHVLVVSAQAESEQVLAAISAGAKGFLSKDVDIDELLTAIRAVAEGGSYVSAVVAGMIIKDNTERPVTRPEMELSPREEQVLRLVAAGERDIDIAAILDIGVRTVRGYLDRIRDKTGERRRPGLVKEAIRRGLVGGAGRTS, from the coding sequence ATGACAGAGGAACGGCCACGCGCCGAAGAGACGCAGCCCGCCCGGATCCGGGTGGCGGTGATCGAAGACCACCCGCTGTACCGGCGGTCGGTGGAGCGCGTGCTCGCCGAGTCGCCGGACATCGAGCTGGGGGCGGTCGTCGACTCCGTCGCGCGTTTCCACGTGGAACGCCAGCCACCGGGCTCGGTCGTGCTGCTCGACCTCGGGCTGCCGGGTGTCGCGGGCGCGGCCGCCGTGCTGGAGGTGTGCGAGCTCGGGCACCACGTGCTCGTGGTCTCGGCTCAGGCCGAGTCGGAGCAGGTGCTCGCCGCGATCTCCGCCGGGGCCAAGGGGTTCCTGTCCAAGGACGTGGACATCGACGAGCTGCTGACCGCCATCCGCGCGGTGGCCGAGGGCGGCTCGTACGTGTCGGCCGTGGTCGCCGGGATGATCATCAAGGACAACACCGAGCGGCCGGTGACGCGGCCGGAGATGGAGCTGTCGCCCCGCGAGGAGCAGGTGCTGCGCCTTGTCGCGGCGGGCGAGCGGGACATCGACATCGCCGCCATTCTCGACATCGGTGTCCGCACGGTGCGCGGCTACCTCGACCGCATCCGCGACAAGACAGGCGAACGCCGCCGGCCGGGCCTGGTGAAAGAAGCCATCCGCCGGGGGCTGGTGGGCGGCGCGGGAAGGACTTCCTGA
- a CDS encoding response regulator transcription factor, with the protein MTDAGGGAAEEPAGIDRIRVGVIEDHPLYRDAVARVLTEAPDIELGAVADSVARFAVQEQPPGSVVVLDLKLRGVQDAAAVLEVGHMGHKVLVVSAHAEQPEVLGAMQAGAKGFLSKDVDGDELLRAIRTIAQDNAYVSPTLAGMIIQDSEDRHAGPKIVLSERERQVLRLVAAGERDVDVAEILNISVRTVRSYLDRIRDKTGERRRAGFVRVAIREGLLR; encoded by the coding sequence ATGACCGACGCTGGGGGAGGCGCCGCGGAGGAGCCGGCCGGGATCGACCGGATCCGCGTCGGCGTGATCGAAGACCACCCGCTCTACCGCGACGCCGTCGCCCGGGTACTGACCGAAGCCCCGGACATCGAGCTCGGCGCCGTCGCCGACTCCGTCGCCCGCTTCGCCGTGCAAGAGCAGCCGCCGGGCAGCGTGGTCGTCCTCGACCTCAAACTGCGCGGGGTCCAGGACGCGGCCGCCGTCCTCGAGGTCGGCCACATGGGCCACAAGGTCCTCGTCGTCTCCGCCCATGCCGAACAGCCCGAGGTCCTCGGCGCCATGCAGGCGGGCGCCAAGGGCTTCCTGTCCAAGGACGTCGACGGCGACGAGCTCCTGCGCGCCATCCGCACCATCGCCCAGGACAATGCCTACGTCTCGCCCACCCTCGCCGGCATGATCATCCAGGACAGCGAAGACCGCCACGCGGGCCCCAAGATCGTCCTGTCGGAACGCGAAAGGCAAGTCCTGCGCCTGGTCGCCGCCGGCGAACGCGACGTCGACGTGGCCGAGATCCTGAACATCAGCGTCCGCACCGTGCGCTCCTACCTGGACCGCATCCGCGACAAAACGGGCGAACGCCGCCGCGCGGGCTTCGTCCGAGTGGCCATCCGCGAAGGCCTGCTCCGCTGA
- a CDS encoding carbon-nitrogen hydrolase family protein: protein MPRIALCQLNSGDDPEDNLKLVRSGVEAAAADGARIVVFPEATMARFGRPLGPVAQPLDGPWASAVSAIAEEHGVLVVAGMFTPAEDGRVRNTLLITGLGQRLGYDKIHLYDAFGFAESDTVAPGETPVTFEVEGTVFGVATCYDMRFPELFRSLADDGADIVLVPTSWGAGDGKLDQWRVLVRARALDSGCWVVGCGQADPAASGIEVNPKAPTGIGHSVVADGFGRVLVELGDAPETVVVEVDPAVAGKARGATGALANRRL from the coding sequence GTGCCGCGGATCGCGTTGTGCCAGCTCAACTCGGGCGACGATCCGGAGGACAACCTGAAACTGGTTCGCTCCGGCGTCGAAGCCGCGGCGGCGGACGGCGCCCGCATCGTCGTGTTCCCCGAAGCCACGATGGCGCGCTTCGGCCGACCCCTGGGGCCGGTCGCGCAGCCGCTGGACGGGCCGTGGGCCTCGGCCGTGTCGGCGATCGCCGAGGAGCACGGGGTGCTGGTGGTGGCGGGGATGTTCACGCCGGCCGAGGACGGACGGGTGCGGAACACGCTGCTGATCACCGGGCTCGGGCAGCGGCTGGGGTACGACAAGATCCACCTGTACGACGCGTTCGGGTTCGCGGAGTCGGACACGGTGGCGCCGGGTGAGACCCCTGTGACGTTTGAGGTCGAGGGGACGGTGTTCGGGGTGGCTACGTGTTACGACATGCGGTTTCCGGAGCTGTTCCGGAGTCTTGCCGATGATGGCGCGGACATCGTGCTGGTCCCCACCTCTTGGGGTGCTGGGGACGGGAAGCTGGACCAGTGGCGGGTGTTGGTGCGGGCGCGGGCGTTGGACTCGGGTTGCTGGGTCGTGGGGTGTGGGCAGGCTGATCCGGCGGCTTCGGGGATCGAGGTGAATCCGAAGGCGCCGACGGGGATCGGGCATTCGGTGGTGGCGGATGGGTTCGGGCGGGTGCTGGTGGAGTTGGGGGATGCGCCGGAGACGGTTGTGGTGGAGGTGGATCCGGCGGTGGCGGGGAAGGCTCGGGGGGCTACTGGGGCGTTGGCGAATCGGAGGCTTTAG
- the hisD gene encoding histidinol dehydrogenase, whose protein sequence is MLNRTDLRGQVPTAAELRAALPRAEYDVDAALHHVRPVVEAVRDRGVEAALEYTEQFDKVRPATVRVPVGELTQALEALDPQVRAALEESISRARKVHADQRRQDVTTQVVPGGTVTERWVPVERVGLYAPGGLAVYPSTVVMNVVPAQLAGVRSLVVCSPPQAAFGGLPHPTILAAAALLGVEEVWAVGGAQAVALLAYGGTDTDGAELAPVDIVTGPGNIYLTAAKRLVRGVIGIDSEAGPTEIAILADETADPVHVAADLISQAEHDPLAASVLVTTSEELADAVDKQLAERVAATKHSERVGQALGGKQSGIILVSTVDEGLRVVDAYAAEHLEIQTAHAREVAGRVRNAGAVFVGAYAPVSLGDYCAGSNHVLPTGGFARHSSGLSVQSFLKGIHVVDYSEDALREVAGRVVALADAEDLPAHGEAVTARFAGEGR, encoded by the coding sequence ATGCTGAACCGCACCGACCTGCGCGGGCAGGTCCCGACCGCCGCCGAACTGCGCGCCGCCCTGCCGCGCGCCGAATACGACGTGGACGCGGCGCTGCATCACGTTCGGCCGGTGGTGGAGGCGGTCCGCGACCGCGGTGTGGAGGCCGCCCTCGAGTACACCGAGCAGTTCGACAAGGTCCGCCCGGCGACCGTGCGCGTGCCCGTGGGCGAGCTCACCCAGGCCCTCGAAGCGCTGGACCCGCAGGTGCGCGCCGCGCTCGAGGAGTCGATCAGCCGCGCCCGCAAGGTGCACGCCGACCAGCGCCGCCAGGACGTGACCACGCAGGTGGTCCCCGGCGGCACGGTCACCGAGCGCTGGGTGCCGGTGGAGCGCGTCGGGCTGTACGCACCGGGCGGGCTGGCCGTGTACCCGTCCACCGTGGTCATGAACGTCGTCCCCGCGCAGCTCGCGGGCGTGCGTTCGCTGGTGGTCTGCTCGCCCCCGCAGGCGGCCTTCGGCGGCCTGCCGCACCCGACGATCCTCGCGGCCGCCGCGTTGCTGGGCGTCGAAGAGGTGTGGGCCGTCGGCGGCGCGCAGGCCGTGGCGCTGCTCGCGTACGGCGGCACGGACACCGACGGCGCCGAGCTCGCCCCCGTGGACATCGTCACCGGGCCGGGCAACATCTACCTCACCGCCGCCAAGCGCCTCGTGCGCGGCGTGATCGGCATCGACTCCGAGGCCGGGCCCACCGAGATCGCGATCCTCGCCGACGAGACGGCCGACCCGGTCCACGTGGCGGCCGACCTGATCAGCCAGGCGGAACACGACCCGCTCGCCGCGAGCGTCCTGGTCACCACGTCGGAGGAGCTCGCCGACGCCGTGGACAAGCAGCTCGCCGAGCGCGTCGCGGCCACCAAGCACAGCGAACGCGTCGGGCAGGCGCTGGGCGGCAAACAGTCCGGCATCATCCTGGTGTCCACTGTGGACGAAGGCCTGCGCGTGGTCGACGCCTACGCCGCCGAGCACCTCGAGATCCAGACCGCCCACGCCAGGGAAGTCGCCGGCCGCGTGCGCAACGCGGGCGCGGTGTTCGTCGGGGCCTACGCACCGGTGTCGCTCGGCGACTACTGCGCCGGCTCCAACCACGTGCTGCCCACCGGCGGCTTCGCGCGGCACTCCTCAGGCCTGTCGGTGCAGAGCTTCCTCAAGGGCATCCACGTGGTCGACTACAGCGAGGACGCGCTGCGCGAGGTCGCCGGCCGCGTCGTTGCGCTCGCCGACGCCGAGGACCTGCCCGCCCACGGCGAGGCCGTGACCGCGCGGTTCGCGGGGGAGGGCCGATGA